In Besnoitia besnoiti strain Bb-Ger1 chromosome IX, whole genome shotgun sequence, a single genomic region encodes these proteins:
- a CDS encoding hypothetical protein (encoded by transcript BESB_013750), whose amino-acid sequence MDADVVSGGRRKASNWEKPDQPSAQDNGFTGISGRGEPAEFGTPPSVEMRHAIETAFYAAALTFVALLTPQDAVNRRRQEPQLWRMCKKPAFFCPTSAVAIKKRYLASTADRLMILLVSLITTVDMLTTSQHFIPMG is encoded by the exons ATGGATGCCGATGTGGTGtcaggaggcaggcgcaaAGCGAGTAACTGGGAAAAACCCGACCAGCCAAGTGCGCAAGACAACGGCTTCACAGGAATaagcgggcgaggcgagccggCCGAATTTGGAACGCCGCCGTCCGTTGAAATGCGTCACGCCATCGAAACTGCTTTTTATGCAG cAGCCCTTACGTTTGTCGCCTTGCTGACTCCCCAAGACGCGGTGAACCGCAGACGGCAGGAACCGCAGCTCTGGCGTATGTGCAAGAAGCCAGCTTTCTTCTGCCCAACCAGCGCCGTGGCAATAAAAAAACGATATCTCGCTAGCACAGCTGATCGCCTCATGATCCTCCTGGTGTCACTGATCACTACCGTCGACATGCTGACCACGAGCCAGCATTTTATTCCCATGGGATAG
- a CDS encoding microneme protein MIC2 (encoded by transcript BESB_013760) yields the protein MEQLEKAKKTFAAGEGCTNQMDICFLIDASGSIGTDNFQQVQKYLHSFFSVLPIGDREVNTALVTFSGIAHRIWDLRSANATDKDKAMEAVLRLPYDMGTTNTADGLRVCREALFTTGRTNRKNVTKVVILMTDGDSNVPHKTEKEAKRLREMGAFITVLAVGHYINHSECRRLCGCYHDSEDCSLYLRTGWGQLMSAIQPMLTEVCKKLPKDAVCSDWSEWSPCSVTCGTGSQTRERDQLSNPEPGTPTCDGCDAPLGRTCEAQGGLKESRACDKEVCPVNAGCGEWGEWSPWSSSCGAATRRRERTRYNNPPPVGKGLLCNQQIPPREKEEVQATQLAACVITPPAPPEWGAWSMCTVTCGGGTRYRVRDGLRAGLVVVEEGSKPRLVGTNPWPQFDLFTTETCNTNECPVDATCGDFGPWSECSATCGGGVSRRTRSPWNDDAKHGGKTCWQQYKDGPTETMQCGMQNCPVDEKPGEWQEWGPCDVTCGSGKQTRRRGNSILEAQYGGRTISKQNETLPEGQKILLEETTVCHLPPCGGLCTYPWSEWSSCQGCDHGRGFQRRETAVKYDYQNGKCEQPTSESQPCSCGGPTPVPLPPASEEAEVGIPSPEREGDEETYPSGGEGPRGGGVGEISGGVGEISGGVGETSGGVGETNGGMGETNGGMGETNGGMGETSGGMGETSGGVGETNGGMGETSGGMGETNGGMGETSGGVGETSGGMGETSGGMGEISGGMGETSGGMGETSGGAGGTGEEGTPGVIGGGLGEHEDIAGEGTPGETEATLEEGAPGTSGTEGPPGPEISEGDNVETTTSTEEPKNESEGGGPAAIAGGVIGGVALLAAAGGGAYYFLGSSGAEAVSAVADMEFDTEGGTRVTMEEEKEAMVHVDDESGMWADDH from the exons ATGGAGCagctggagaaggcgaagaaaacgtTCGCCGCTGGGGAAGGGTGCACAAACCAAATGGACATCTGTTTCCTAATCGATGCGTCTGGCAGTATCGGAACCGATAACTTCCAGCAGGTGCAGAAGTACCTGCACAGTTTCTTTTCGGTGTTACCTATTGGTGACCGAGAGGTGAACACGGCGCTTGTAACTTTCTCGGGTATAGCTCACCGTATTTGGGATTTGAGGTCTGCAAACGCCACTGACAAGGATAAAGCGATGGAAGCTGTCTTGCGCCTTCCGTACGATATGGGTACCACCAACACAGCCGATGGACTGAGAGTATGCCGCGAGGCATTATTTACCACTGGACGCACGAATCGCAAGAATGTCACCAAGGTCGTGATACTGATGACTGACGGCGACTCGAATGTCCCTCAcaagacagagaaggaagcgaagaggctTCGTGAGATGGGCGCTTTCATTACAGTTCTCGCTGTTGGCCACTACATCAACCATTCGGAGTGCCGAAGGCTGTGCGGGTGCTACCATGACTCAGAAGACTGCTCGCTGTACTTGAGAACTGGCTGGGGGCAACTGATGAGCGCAATACAACCTATGCTCACGGAAGTTTGCAAGAAGTTGCCAAAGGACGCCGTTTGCTCGGATTGGTCGGAGTGGAGTCCTTGCAGTGTTACATGCGGAACCGGCAGCCAGACCCGGGAACGCGACCAGCTCTCCAACCCTGAACCTGGGACGCCAACATGCGACGGATGCGACGCTCCGTTGGGGAGGACCTGCGAAGCCCAAGGGGGTCTTAAGGAAAGCCGTGCTTGTGATAAGGAAGTGTGCCCTGTTAACGCGGGGTGTGGGGAGTGGGGAGAATGGTCACCGTGGAGTTCGTCTTGCGGAGCCGCAACAAGGAGGAGAGAACGGACGCGCTATAATAACCCGCCCCCTGTCGGAAAAGGCTTGTTATGCAATCAGCAGATACCGCCACGTGAGAAAGAGGAAGTCCAGGCAACGCAGTTGGCTGCGTGCGTAATCACgccaccggcgccgcctgagtGGGGTGCATGGTCTATGTGTACCGTCACGTGCGGGGGCGGAACAAGGTACAGGGTGAGAGACGGACTGCGGGCCGGACTTGTCGTGGTCGAGGAGGGCTCTAAACCTCGCCTAGTCGGAACCAATCCGTGGCCACAGTTCGACTTGTTCACGACTGAGACGTGCAACACTAATGAGTGTCCAGTCGATGCGACGTGCGGGGACTTTGGGCCGTGGAGCGAGTGCTCAGCgacgtgcggcggcggagtgtCACGGAGAACGAGATCCCCCTGGAACGATGATGCGAAACATGGGGGAAAGACTTGCTGGCAGCAGTACAAGGACGGACCAACTGAAACAATGCAGTGTGGTATGCAGAACTGCCCAGTGGATGAGAAACCAGGAGAGTGGCAAGAATGGGGCCCCTGTGATGTCACATGCGGCTCTGGAAAGCaaacgcgacggcgcggcaaCAGCATTCTGGAAGCTCAATACGGTGGCAGAACTATCAGCAAACAGAACGAGACCCTCCCTGAGGGCCAGAAGATCCTCCTCGAAGAGACTACGGTTTGCCATCTTCCTCCATGCGGCG GGTTGTGCACCTACCCTTGGAGCGAGTGGAGTAGTTGCCAGGGTTGCGACCACGGCAGAGGCTTTCAGCGCAGGGAGACAGCTGTCAAGTACGACTACCAGAATGGCAAGTGTGAGCAACCGACTTCGGAGTCGCAGCCGTGCTCTTGTGGGGGCCCAACGCCCGTACCACTGCCACCTGCAtcagaggaagcagaggtcGGAATCCCATCACCAGAAAGGGAGGGAGATGAAGAAACCTACCCCAGTGGAGGAGAGGGTCCACGCGGTGGAGGCGTGGGTGAAATCAGTGGAGGTGTGGGTGAAATCAGTGGAGGCGTGGGTGAAACCAGTGGAGGCGTGGGTGAAACCAATGGAGGCATGGGTGAAACCAATGGAGGCATGGGTGAAACCAATGGAGGCATGGGTGAAACCAGTGGAGGCATGGGTGAAACTAGTGGAGGCGTGGGTGAAACCAATGGAGGCATGGGTGAAACGAGTGGAGGCATGGGTGAAACCAATGGAGGCATGGGTGAAACGAGTGGAGGCGTGGGTGAAACCAGTGGAGGCATGGGTGAAACGAGTGGAGGCATGGGTGAAATCAGTGGAGGCATGGGTGAAACCAGTGGAGGCATGGGTGAAACCAgtggaggcgcggggggaACCGGTGAAGAAGGAACTCCCGGAGTTATTGGAGGAGGTCTTGGCGAACACGAGGACATTGCCGGCGAAGGGACACCTGGTGAAACAGAAGCAACACTTGAAGAAGGTGCACCAGGGACGTCCGGGACTGAAGGCCCACCAGGGCCGGAAATTTCTGAAGGAGACAACGTCGAGACAACCACGAGCACCGAAGAGCCTAAGAATGAATCGGAAGGTGGAGGACCTGCAGCGATTGCCGGTGGCGTTATCGGTGGTGTGGCACTGCTGGCAGCAGCGGGGGGCGGAGCCTATTACTTCCTTGGGAG CAGCGGGGCAGAAGCCGTGTCCGCAGTAGCGGATATGGAATTCGATACAGAGGGGGGGACCAGAGTGACAatggaagaagagaaagaagctATGGTGCACGTCGACGACGAATCGGGCATGTGGGCAGATGATCATTGA
- a CDS encoding FHA domain-containing protein (encoded by transcript BESB_013770), producing MERPPRSPPGRPSPAHSGPASSSSSLSAYGPLRSRLRGGELHGRRAREEGAEARGRRSLSRSASRERLRRGALPTERQHSESAFGASRRRNSREGRRETPGACGGHEARPRLAAAKLPRESAQHKRERSPARRPHGRGSDDEARLTEERQRHREQAGGGLARLLQAAAGASAAAEREVEARREATLKRAAEWRSGGTNGVEREGGDGSWDVKHEREAPHAAVKAEERGEPPAREDRLRSRGRFRDSESFLNPKRNGASDSKHAWGRAAMDTGAGLLQDDSRYGRDGSKDEEQRPVLKPNFEPSGLLKEEQGENLKNGVTLKHTEPADAAMPTKKWRLYMFKKDRTKPAADAATQEPDKTLHIHRRSSFIFGKDTRVADILLMHPTISKQHAVLQFRKKLGDVSPYIIDLESTNGTYLNGAKIETCRYYQLREQDTLRFGKSSRDFVLLHTGSVAVDLSYDFFLDSRKNEVQMTTD from the exons ATGGAGCGTCCTCCACGCAGTCCTCCCGGCAGACCGAGTCCGGCGCATTCGGggcctgcttcttcctcctcctcgctctctgcctaCGGTCCGCTCcgttcgcggctgcgcggcggcgaactccacgggcgccgcgcgagggaagagggcgcggaggcgcgcggccgccgcagtctcagccgcagcgcttcgcgcgagcgcctgcggagggggGCCTTGCCTACAGAGCGACAGCACTCTGAGTCCGCGTTCGgggcgtctcggcgtcggAATTCGCGTGAagggagacgcgagacgCCCGGCGCGTGCGGGGGCCACGaggctcgcccgcgtctcgcAGCTGCGAAGCTCCCCCGCGAGAGCGCGCAGCACAAGAGGGAAAGGAGTCccgcccgcaggccgcaCGGCCGGggaagcgacgacgaggcgcggctcacggaggagcgccagcgccacAGAGAGCAAGCGGGGGGCGGCTTGGCGCGGCTCCTGCaggctgcagcgggcgcctcggcggctgctgaaCGCGAAGTGGAAGCCCGCAGGGAAGCGACCCTCAAGCGCGCAGCGGAGTGGCGGAGTGGCGGGACCAACGGCGTGGaacgcgaaggaggagacggGAGCTGGGACGTGAAGCACGAGAGGGAAGCTCCCCACGCGGCCGTtaaggcggaggagcgcggcgagccgcccgccAGAGAGGATCGCCTGCGCAGTCGTGGGCGCTTTCGAGACTCAGAGAGCTTCCTGAACCCGAAGCGAaacggcgcgagcgactccAAGCACGCCTGGGGGCGTGCGGCGATGGATACCGGCGCCGGATTATTGCAGGATGACAGCCGATATGGACGCGACGGGAGCAAGGACGAAGAACAGAGACCAG TGCTCAAGCCGAACTTCGAGCCGTCGGGCTTGCTCAAGGAGGAGCAGGGCGAGAATCTGAAGAACGGTGTCACACTCAAG CACACGGAGCCTGCGGATGCAGCGATGCCCACGAAGAAATGGCGGCTATACATGTTCAAGAAAGACCGCACGAAGCCAGCTGCTgacgcagcgacgcaggaaCCGGATA AGACGCTTCACATTCACCGCCGGTCTTCGTTCATCTTCGGCAAAGACACTCGGGTTGCGGACATACTGCTCATGCACCCGACCATCTCGAAGCAGCACGCAGTTCTCCAGTTTCGCAAAAAACTCGGGGACGTCAG tCCGTACATCATCGACCTCGAGAGCACAAATGGCACGTATCTCAATGGCGCCAAGATTGAAACCTGTCGCTACTACCAGCTGAG GGAACAAGACACTCTGAGATTCGGGAAGAGCAGCCGGGACTTTGTGCTGCTACACACTGGAAGCGTGGCGGTTGACTTGAGCTACGACTTCTTCCTCGACTCGAGAAAGAACGAAGTGCAGATGACCACAGACTGA
- a CDS encoding hypothetical protein (encoded by transcript BESB_013780): MALNAACLNRVSARLTPRAFAGVSVPCMFVTAPRFLSASALAPAARASPPLSCRFFSSAIPPANAAALADPLPATPAAPAVFGSLSGATARAGAAQLKNVHEVATMEEYEAAVYGESKKKPVVCLFSARFSLQSKLLLQPFAHFAASASNNAIFLLVDCDRVPRAAYHARVESVPSIAVLKDDDAFRQLITDKVGEKTPADLIQETRSALDQVLRLDQQEGGTKLQPGVSSYTHHIGVDNLNVHRVGWPVA, from the exons ATGGCGTTGAATGCTGCCTGCCTCAACCGGGTGTCGGCCCGCCTTACACCCCGCGCTTTCGCTGGGGTGTCTGTACCCTGCATGTTCGTCACTGCACCGCGGtttctctccgcttctgcgctagctcctgctgcgcgtgcctccccccctctgtCTTGccgctttttctcctctgcaaTCCCGCcggcgaacgccgccgcgctcgcggacccgctgccggcgacgcctgcagcgcccgcagtCTTCGGGTCGCTCTCCGGCGCAACGGCTCGGGCGGGAGCTGCTCAGCTGAAGAATGTGCACGAAGTCGCCACCATGGAGGAGTATGAAGCTGCAGTGTACGGGGAAAGCAAGAAGAAGCCTGTCGTgtgcctcttctccgcgcgtttCTCCCTCCAAAGCAAGCTGCTGCTCCAACCCTTCGCACacttcgccgccagcgccagcAACAACGCAATTTTCCTTCTTGTCGACTGCGACCGCGTCCCCAGAGCGGCGTACCACGCGCGA GTGGAGAGCGTCCCTAGCATCGCGGTCCtgaaggacgacgacgccttCCGCCAGCTGATCACCGACAAAGTCGGCGAGAAGACG CCGGCAGATCTGATtcaggagacgcggagcgccCTGGACCAGGTGCTTCGCCTGGACCAGCAGGAGGGCGGCACGAAGCTGCAGCCGGGCGTCAGCTCCTACACGCACCACATTGGCGTTGACAACTTGAACGTCCACCGCGTCGGCTGGCCGGTCGCCTGA
- a CDS encoding hypothetical protein (encoded by transcript BESB_013790): MQSAIVISSFTSSRLRLALCVSAARGFGLVSLTLRPDARPLSPREHTSAQATGPSTSAYALLKDHHADALRVFVSFSSPKFNLQALASLAHLPPPQRERRLAALLRLRQHVRARVRATDERGLSVELKVLFDGTQEELTVS; encoded by the exons ATGCAGTCTGCAATTGTGATTTCCTCGTTCACGTCTTCACGGTTGAG GCTCGCCctgtgcgtctccgccgcccgggGCTTCGGCCTCGTGTCCCTCACTCTGCGGCCcgacgcgcggccgctgtctccgcgcgagcACACGagtgcgcaggcgacaggcCCGAGCACGTCGGCGTATGCTCTGCTAAAGGATCAtcacgcggacgcgctcagggtcttcgtctccttctcctcccccAAGTTCAATCTGCAGGCGCTtgcctcgctggcgcacctcccgccgcctcagcgagagcggcgcctcgccgcgctgctgcgactgcggcagcacgtccgcgcgcgcgtgcgggcgACTGACGAGCGAGGCCTGTCTGTCGAGCTCAAAGTCCTCTTCGACGGCACTCAGGAGGAGCTGACAGTCTCCTGA